The Sporosarcina luteola genome contains a region encoding:
- a CDS encoding PolC-type DNA polymerase III, with amino-acid sequence MDAKLKLLTLLQQIGMADDQMIVHFEHGTLERVDIHRKSRMWQFNVELEKTLPVQVFQLFQQRMTEAFTSIAAVRLQITVRTKEGDPELIVGYWPFVLQEMRDMSPPIRERLEGQKPVLVGEKMTLTCVNDFEQQTMKNKYGRIIAEVYESFGFPSMAIEFTISEEAENNEAEILAFMAQKQAEEEAYAKNALANLQKMEAMKKENGDFGNRPFVLGVPIKPDEPIIGIQAIQDEERRLTIEGYVFDAEVRELRSGRSLLTIKVTDYTDSILVKMFSRDNEDAELMKTLKKGAWVRARGSIQNDTFVRDLIMMAQDIMEVTPVIRKDSAPEDRKRIELHAHTTMSQMDAVTSASALVAQAAKWGHPAVAITDHANVQSFPEAYSAGKKHGIKVLFGLEANLVDDGVPIVFDEQHRELENDTFVVFDVETTGLSAVYDTIIELAAVKVVNGELKERFERFANPHHPLSSTTIELTGITDDMVKDAPEVSEVIKDFKEFIGDAILVAHNASFDMGFFYEASKKAGLHDKNYPVIDTLELARFLYPEMRNHRLNTLAKKFDIELTQHHRAIYDTEATAYLFIRLMKEAATEKGIVYLDDFNKHIGEGDAYKRSRPSHCTLLATDDEGLKNLFKLVSISHMNYFYRVPRIPRSLLMKYRKGLLVGSGCDKGEVFEGLMQKSMEEVEEIAGFYDYLELHPKPAYSHLIELELIRDEWNLEDIMRKMIKLGKKVGLPVCATGNVHYIDETDATYRQVLVRSQGGANPMNRHSLPEVHFRTTDEMLEHFSFLGKEVAEEIVIDNPQAVADRIGDVKVIKDDLYTPTIVGADDDVRELTYSMARDIYGEQLPELVEARIEKELKSIIDNGFAVIYLISHKLVKKSLNDGYLVGSRGSVGSSLVATMMEITEVNPMPPHYVCPSCKLSEFFDDGSVGSGFDLPDKACPSCGAMLRKDGQDIPFETFLGFNGDKVPDIDLNFSGEYQAHAHNYTKELFGEDYVYRAGTIGTVAEKTAYGYVRGYMNDNNLHLRGAEIDRLVQGCTGVKRNTGQHPGGIIVVPDNMEIFDFTPIQFPADDAGSSWRTTHFDFHSIDNNLLKLDILGHDDPTMIKMLEDLSGIDPKTIPPDDEGVMALFSGTSSLGVTEEQIDCKTGTLGVPEFGTRFVRQMLEETKPSTFSELIQISGLSHGTDVWLGNAQELIQNKICQLSDVIGCRDDIMVYLIYQGLEPAMAFKIMESVRKGKGLTPEFEEAMKANQVPGWYIDSCKKIKYMFPKAHAAAYVLMALRIAYFKVHYPIMYYAAYFTVRATDYDLATMTKGNASIRAKIKEINDKGLEASPKEKNLLTVLEISLEMCERGFSFAKPDLYKSDSTEFLIDGNQLIPPFDAIPSLGTNVAKAIVEARKDGIFLSKEDLQQRGRVSKTVIEYMDSLGCLEGMPDSNQLSLF; translated from the coding sequence ATGGATGCAAAATTGAAGTTGCTGACATTGCTGCAGCAAATCGGAATGGCAGATGATCAAATGATCGTTCATTTTGAGCATGGAACGTTAGAACGGGTCGATATTCACCGTAAATCAAGAATGTGGCAATTTAATGTGGAACTGGAAAAAACATTACCTGTCCAAGTCTTTCAGTTATTCCAACAAAGGATGACGGAAGCCTTTACGTCCATCGCCGCGGTACGCCTTCAAATTACTGTGCGGACGAAAGAAGGGGATCCTGAACTGATTGTCGGCTATTGGCCATTTGTCTTACAGGAGATGCGGGATATGTCGCCTCCGATCCGCGAGAGGCTTGAAGGACAAAAGCCTGTACTTGTTGGCGAAAAGATGACATTGACTTGCGTAAATGATTTCGAACAACAAACGATGAAAAATAAATATGGCCGCATTATCGCAGAGGTTTATGAATCTTTCGGATTTCCATCGATGGCAATCGAATTCACGATTTCAGAGGAAGCGGAAAATAATGAAGCGGAAATACTTGCTTTCATGGCGCAGAAACAGGCGGAAGAAGAAGCGTATGCCAAGAATGCCTTAGCCAACCTTCAAAAAATGGAGGCGATGAAGAAGGAGAACGGCGATTTCGGGAACAGACCATTCGTATTGGGAGTCCCGATCAAACCCGATGAACCGATCATCGGCATCCAGGCGATACAGGATGAAGAAAGACGTCTAACAATCGAAGGCTACGTCTTTGATGCAGAGGTTAGAGAATTGAGAAGCGGTCGATCATTGCTCACAATAAAAGTGACGGATTACACAGATTCAATTCTTGTGAAAATGTTTTCTCGGGATAACGAAGATGCAGAGCTCATGAAAACGTTGAAAAAAGGTGCATGGGTACGTGCGAGGGGCAGCATCCAGAACGATACATTCGTACGGGACCTCATCATGATGGCCCAGGACATCATGGAGGTCACTCCTGTCATCAGAAAAGACAGCGCACCTGAAGATCGGAAACGGATTGAATTGCATGCACATACGACAATGAGTCAAATGGATGCAGTAACATCGGCATCGGCATTAGTCGCTCAGGCGGCGAAATGGGGGCATCCTGCAGTGGCAATCACCGATCATGCAAATGTCCAATCGTTTCCTGAAGCTTATTCTGCGGGCAAGAAACATGGCATAAAAGTGTTATTCGGTTTAGAAGCGAACTTGGTGGATGATGGTGTGCCAATTGTCTTTGACGAGCAGCATAGAGAGCTCGAAAATGATACATTTGTCGTATTTGACGTGGAGACGACAGGTCTATCTGCGGTGTACGACACAATCATCGAGTTGGCTGCAGTCAAAGTCGTAAATGGTGAGCTTAAGGAACGATTTGAAAGGTTCGCGAACCCCCATCATCCCTTATCTTCCACAACGATTGAGCTTACTGGCATAACAGACGATATGGTGAAAGACGCTCCCGAAGTTTCAGAAGTCATAAAGGACTTCAAGGAGTTCATCGGGGATGCAATCCTTGTCGCTCATAACGCATCATTTGATATGGGCTTCTTTTATGAAGCGAGCAAAAAGGCGGGTTTGCATGACAAGAACTATCCTGTCATTGATACACTCGAATTGGCACGTTTCCTCTATCCGGAAATGCGGAATCACAGATTGAACACCTTGGCGAAGAAGTTCGATATTGAACTGACGCAGCATCACCGCGCTATCTATGATACCGAAGCGACAGCCTATCTGTTCATCCGTCTTATGAAAGAGGCAGCGACGGAAAAAGGAATCGTTTACTTGGATGACTTCAATAAACATATAGGGGAAGGGGATGCCTACAAACGTTCAAGGCCATCCCACTGTACTTTGCTTGCAACGGATGACGAAGGCTTGAAGAATCTATTCAAACTCGTTTCCATTTCCCATATGAACTACTTTTACAGAGTACCGCGCATCCCTCGTTCATTATTGATGAAATACCGCAAGGGACTCCTTGTCGGTTCGGGATGCGACAAAGGTGAAGTCTTCGAAGGTTTGATGCAGAAATCGATGGAAGAGGTTGAAGAAATCGCAGGCTTCTATGACTATCTGGAGTTGCATCCGAAACCTGCCTATTCCCATTTGATTGAATTGGAATTGATCAGGGATGAATGGAATCTTGAAGATATAATGCGAAAGATGATCAAGCTTGGGAAAAAGGTGGGGCTTCCTGTATGTGCTACGGGGAATGTCCACTATATTGACGAAACGGACGCGACGTATCGTCAAGTTCTTGTCCGTTCCCAAGGCGGAGCAAATCCGATGAACCGTCACTCATTGCCTGAAGTCCATTTCCGGACGACTGATGAAATGCTCGAGCACTTCTCGTTTTTAGGCAAGGAAGTCGCTGAAGAAATTGTCATTGATAATCCGCAGGCAGTGGCCGACCGCATCGGAGATGTGAAAGTGATTAAAGATGATTTGTATACACCGACAATCGTCGGTGCGGACGACGATGTTCGGGAATTGACCTATTCGATGGCACGCGATATTTACGGGGAGCAATTGCCTGAATTAGTCGAAGCGCGAATCGAGAAAGAATTGAAATCAATCATCGACAACGGCTTCGCGGTCATTTATCTCATATCACATAAGCTCGTCAAGAAATCCTTGAATGATGGATATCTCGTCGGATCCCGTGGGTCGGTCGGATCGTCCCTCGTCGCAACGATGATGGAAATCACGGAAGTGAATCCGATGCCACCACATTACGTATGCCCATCTTGCAAGCTATCGGAGTTCTTCGATGATGGTTCTGTCGGATCCGGATTCGATTTGCCGGACAAAGCATGTCCGTCATGCGGGGCGATGTTAAGAAAAGACGGCCAGGACATCCCGTTTGAAACATTCCTTGGTTTCAATGGAGATAAAGTACCGGACATCGATTTGAACTTCAGTGGAGAATACCAGGCACATGCACATAATTATACAAAAGAACTTTTCGGAGAAGACTATGTGTATCGTGCGGGAACAATTGGAACTGTTGCCGAAAAAACGGCGTACGGCTATGTCAGGGGTTATATGAATGACAATAACCTTCATTTGCGCGGCGCGGAAATTGACAGGCTCGTGCAAGGCTGTACAGGCGTTAAACGGAATACAGGGCAGCATCCGGGCGGAATCATCGTCGTCCCGGATAATATGGAGATTTTCGACTTCACGCCGATCCAATTCCCGGCAGACGATGCTGGGTCAAGTTGGCGTACAACGCATTTCGACTTCCATTCAATCGATAATAATCTTTTGAAGTTGGATATTCTGGGACATGATGATCCGACGATGATTAAAATGCTTGAGGACCTATCAGGCATCGATCCGAAAACGATTCCGCCGGATGATGAAGGGGTCATGGCTCTGTTTAGTGGGACATCCTCATTAGGCGTCACAGAAGAGCAGATCGATTGCAAAACTGGAACTTTGGGTGTGCCGGAATTCGGTACGCGCTTCGTAAGGCAAATGCTTGAGGAAACAAAACCGTCAACATTTTCGGAGCTTATTCAGATTTCCGGGCTTTCCCACGGAACCGACGTGTGGCTAGGCAATGCCCAAGAGCTGATTCAAAATAAGATCTGCCAATTGTCCGATGTGATTGGCTGCCGTGATGATATTATGGTCTACTTGATTTACCAAGGGCTAGAGCCGGCGATGGCGTTCAAGATAATGGAATCGGTGCGGAAAGGGAAAGGGCTGACGCCTGAATTCGAAGAGGCAATGAAGGCGAACCAAGTTCCCGGCTGGTATATCGATTCATGTAAAAAGATAAAATACATGTTCCCGAAGGCACACGCCGCCGCGTATGTTCTGATGGCGCTTCGTATTGCTTATTTCAAAGTGCACTATCCTATCATGTATTACGCTGCGTATTTCACTGTCCGCGCGACCGATTACGATCTAGCGACAATGACGAAAGGCAATGCTTCCATCCGGGCGAAAATCAAAGAAATTAATGATAAAGGCTTAGAAGCATCGCCTAAAGAAAAGAACTTGCTCACGGTATTGGAGATTTCATTGGAAATGTGCGAACGTGGCTTTTCATTCGCTAAACCGGATCTATATAAATCCGACTCCACAGAATTTCTTATCGATGGCAATCAATTGATACCGCCTTTCGACGCGATTCCATCCCTAGGGACGAACGTTGCCAAAGCGATTGTCGAAGCTCGCAAGGATGGCATCTTCTTATCTAAGGAAGATCTGCAGCAACGGGGGAGAGTATCGAAAACGGTCATTGAATATATGGATTCATTAGGCTGTCTGGAAGGTATGCCCGATTCGAACCAACTTTCCCTTTTCTGA
- a CDS encoding proline--tRNA ligase has translation MKQSRTFIPTMREIPTDADIISHQLLLRAGYIRQHMSGVYSFLPLAKKVIRKIESIIREEMEAIDAVEIFMPTLQPSGLWEESGRWSSYGAELFRLKDRHDRQLALGPTHEEVVTSLIRDEVKSYKKLPLTVFQIQTKFRDEKRPRFGLLRGREFIMKDAYSFHSSKESLEEKYNEMMQAYSNIFSRLGLDYRTVIADGGTIGGDGTHEFMALSDIGEDTIAYSDASPYAANIEMAEVNTEYVKSKETLKELVKVDTPGQRTIADVADFLNVDPSKVIKTLLFKADGKLVVVLSRGDYDINEIKLKNALQAKDINLATESEIEEMLACKAGSIGPVKLPLDLKVYADFAVEKIVNGVCGANEDGCHLMNVNPERDFAIERYLDLRYISEGDPSPDGIGTIRFAKGIELGHTFKLGTAYSGPMKATYLDENGKAQPYIMGCYGIGVSRILAAVAEQHHDANGLKWPKHISPYDIHLVTINSKDEAQSKLSDELYHLLKSYRYDILHDDRDVRPGVKFTDADLIGLPVRLTIGKKAQDGIIEVKFRGTGETVEWQKEEVTEKLQAYFG, from the coding sequence ATGAAACAATCACGGACATTCATCCCGACTATGCGTGAAATACCGACGGATGCGGATATCATTTCCCATCAACTTCTGCTCCGGGCAGGATATATCCGCCAACATATGAGTGGTGTTTATTCCTTTCTTCCGCTCGCAAAAAAAGTGATTCGGAAGATTGAAAGCATCATAAGGGAAGAGATGGAGGCAATTGATGCAGTTGAAATATTCATGCCGACATTGCAGCCGTCCGGGCTTTGGGAAGAGTCAGGGCGATGGTCTTCGTACGGAGCTGAACTTTTCAGGCTTAAGGATCGACATGATCGTCAATTGGCTCTAGGCCCAACTCATGAAGAAGTGGTTACCTCACTCATCCGGGATGAAGTGAAATCCTATAAGAAACTTCCGCTGACGGTCTTTCAGATCCAGACGAAGTTCAGGGATGAAAAACGGCCGCGCTTCGGACTGCTTCGCGGCAGGGAATTCATCATGAAGGATGCTTATTCGTTCCATTCATCAAAAGAAAGTCTAGAAGAGAAGTATAATGAAATGATGCAAGCTTACTCGAATATCTTTTCGAGACTCGGCTTGGATTACAGGACTGTCATTGCAGATGGCGGTACAATCGGCGGTGATGGAACTCACGAGTTCATGGCCTTGTCCGACATCGGGGAAGATACGATTGCTTACAGCGACGCTTCCCCATACGCCGCAAATATTGAAATGGCCGAAGTCAATACGGAATATGTAAAATCCAAAGAAACGTTGAAAGAGCTCGTGAAGGTCGATACGCCGGGACAGAGGACGATTGCGGATGTAGCGGACTTCTTAAACGTAGATCCTTCTAAAGTGATTAAAACGCTCCTCTTCAAAGCTGATGGAAAGCTAGTTGTCGTGTTGTCACGCGGTGATTATGACATAAACGAAATCAAGTTGAAAAATGCATTGCAAGCAAAGGATATTAACCTTGCTACAGAGAGCGAGATTGAAGAAATGCTAGCTTGCAAAGCTGGCTCCATCGGTCCTGTCAAACTGCCTCTGGATTTGAAAGTGTATGCAGATTTCGCGGTCGAAAAGATCGTAAATGGCGTTTGTGGGGCAAACGAAGATGGATGCCATTTGATGAATGTTAATCCTGAGCGTGATTTTGCTATTGAGCGCTATTTAGATCTAAGATACATCAGTGAAGGGGATCCTTCACCGGACGGTATTGGAACGATCCGATTTGCCAAAGGAATTGAACTTGGGCATACCTTTAAATTGGGAACCGCTTATAGCGGCCCGATGAAAGCGACGTACCTCGATGAAAACGGCAAAGCTCAACCTTATATTATGGGGTGCTATGGCATTGGCGTTTCAAGGATTTTGGCGGCTGTCGCTGAGCAGCATCATGATGCAAATGGGTTAAAATGGCCGAAGCATATTTCCCCGTATGATATTCACCTCGTTACGATCAACAGTAAGGATGAAGCGCAATCAAAACTGTCGGATGAGCTTTATCATCTGCTAAAATCATACCGATATGACATTTTACATGACGATCGTGACGTGCGGCCGGGTGTTAAGTTCACGGATGCGGATCTTATCGGGTTGCCAGTACGTCTGACAATCGGCAAGAAAGCGCAGGATGGAATAATCGAAGTGAAATTCAGGGGCACTGGAGAAACCGTCGAGTGGCAAAAAGAAGAAGTCACAGAAAAGCTGCAAGCCTATTTTGGTTGA